Within the Blastopirellula marina genome, the region CGCATCGACCTGCTGATGGAACTGGCCGTTGGTAAGAACCTCGGCTCCGGCTTCGCGGGCTTGTGCTAGCAGATCGACCTGCACGTGGGGCCCATGCACCATGATGCGCAGGTCGGGATGGGCAGCCCTGGCTTCCTGGATCGTACTAATCGCATCGCGGGCAGGCGGATTCAAGTCGACCAGCAGAGCGGTCGTGTCATCGTCGATCGTTTCCAGGATTCCACCCTTGGAAGCAATGACCCGCAAGGGAATTCCATTGGCCCTGGCAGGCCCGGAAACGCGCGAGTTCGACATCAAATCAGCGGTGAAGTAGAGAATCAAGGGACTTACCTAATAGATTGTTTTAGACCGCCGAAGGACCTTTTTCTTTGCCGCCGATTTGCACGACCTGCTCGATCGGCAGGACGAAGATCTTTCCGTCGCCGATGTTGCCTTCCTGACCGGTTCGCGAGACGTTCTCCAGTATGGTGAGCGTCTTTTCGAGGAAGTCGTCGTTCACGGCAATTTCCACGATCACCTTCCGCAGCAGGTTCGTTTGGTACTCGATCCCGCGGAACGTCGCCGTTTGTCCACGCTGCCGACCGTACCCTTCGGCGTCGAAGACGGTCAATCGCTCGACGGCCATTTCAGCCAGGGCCGTGCGAACACTGTCCAGCTTGGTCGGTTGGATCACGGCGACAATCAGTTTCACGTGGGGCTCCTTCGTCTGTTCAAGGTGAATTACCGTTCTACCAAATGCCCCCCACGTGCCGCCAGATGGCGGTTACTTGCCCCGCACATGTGCGTCGGCAAATTCCATGTAACGCTGCCAGTCGATGGGCTTTACGTCGTGCCCACCAGCCCGGATCACGTAGCCCAAACGGCTAAGGACTGGCTGGTCGACCGCTGGCATCTCGTCGGCCTTCAGCCCTTCAACGCCCAGAAATTCGTAAACGGGACTGGCATGCTTGGCCGAGAGAAACTCGCCGCGTGGATCGGCCCAGCGGTCTTCTTCGGCACTGCACACCAGGCACGGCCGCGGAGCGATCAAGGCAATCAATTCGTGCTGATCGACCGGCAAAGCTTTTTCCCAGTCGTTGTATTGGGTGAAGTTATCGCAGAACCAATGTGGGAAGTTCGTGTTGATGCGTTTGACGGTCTCGCCAAAAGCTCGCTTCGAGAGGGCCGCCCCGCCGCAGCCGGAATTGTTCGAGATAACGGCGGCGAATCGAGAATCGGTCGCTCCTGCCCAGAGGGCCGTCTTGCCTAACCGGGAATGCCCCATGGAAATAACCTTGGAGCCATCTACCTCTTTGTCCTGCTGTAAGTAGTCCAGCGCACGGCTCATTCCCCAGGCCCAAGCAGCGATGCTACCCCATTCGCTTGGCTTTGGCTTGGCACCACCAGAGAAGAAAGGATGAATGCCGTTTTCAAAACCATCGTCGAAGTCGGGATCGATATCGCCGTAGTAGGCCGTTGCCAAGCCGTAACCCTTATCCAGGATCATCTCGACCGGCCAACGAGAACTGCTCGAACCGCGTAACTTTTCGGTGGCTTTATGGTTTTCGACCCCCTTCTCCTTATTATCCCGCAACCAACTGGTCGGCAGAAACACGGCCGGATCGTTGTTGATGGAAGCATTTCCATAGAAGTTGAGAGCCAAGAACGTCGGCACTGGCTGATCGGTTTTGGGCAAGTAGATCAGCAGATTCAGGACCGGCCCATCGGGATCGTCCGTCAATTGAATCGCAACCTGGCGACGTTTCGCCTTGCCATCGTACGCTTCGTCTGACGACTCCTTTACTTTGAAGTGGATCTTTTCGGGGGCAGGTGGTGCCTTACCGTAGACCATGTCCTCGAACAGTTTAAAGATTTCCGGACGGCGGACTTTCTCCCAATCCTCGGCATCTTTAACGTCGTGACCATCCCCTTTCAAAAGCGGATCTTGCAGAAAATACCCCGGTACGTCGGCTTCGTCGTAGATGACTTTGTCTTGCTGGGCAGGCAGGGCGGAACTCATGGCAATTACAAACGGCAAAGTAGCGGCCAGGGAAATAGATCGAAGCATCAAGCTCATCGGTGGGACTCGGAATTAGATGTGTGCGACAGGCGGGGAAGTGAAGGACTGTATTTTAACGTGCCCTGTCCTCTCTCCCCAGCAGTTTTCTATCCAAATGTGAACCCAGGCCCATGTTTTCGGTCTTATGTAGCAAATGGAGATGTGGCAATTTGCCCAGGAAAACGAAGGCCCCAGGGAGAACTTTCGATCGTAACCATCGACAGGTTATCGACATTTTTCCCACGAATTACGAAAGCCTTCGTACCCCCTTAACACAATTTGCCTACAGTTCCGCTGGTTCGGTCAAAATGGTCGTGGAATCCGCAGCCTGAAATATTGGCGTTATTGGCCGGAACTATGTTATGTTGAAGGTTTTACACGCTGGACCACCAGACGCACGCGCTGAAGGTCTAGCTTGTATGTCCCTTCCCAGCCCTGTGACT harbors:
- a CDS encoding acetylxylan esterase, whose product is MLRSISLAATLPFVIAMSSALPAQQDKVIYDEADVPGYFLQDPLLKGDGHDVKDAEDWEKVRRPEIFKLFEDMVYGKAPPAPEKIHFKVKESSDEAYDGKAKRRQVAIQLTDDPDGPVLNLLIYLPKTDQPVPTFLALNFYGNASINNDPAVFLPTSWLRDNKEKGVENHKATEKLRGSSSSRWPVEMILDKGYGLATAYYGDIDPDFDDGFENGIHPFFSGGAKPKPSEWGSIAAWAWGMSRALDYLQQDKEVDGSKVISMGHSRLGKTALWAGATDSRFAAVISNNSGCGGAALSKRAFGETVKRINTNFPHWFCDNFTQYNDWEKALPVDQHELIALIAPRPCLVCSAEEDRWADPRGEFLSAKHASPVYEFLGVEGLKADEMPAVDQPVLSRLGYVIRAGGHDVKPIDWQRYMEFADAHVRGK
- a CDS encoding P-II family nitrogen regulator; this encodes MKLIVAVIQPTKLDSVRTALAEMAVERLTVFDAEGYGRQRGQTATFRGIEYQTNLLRKVIVEIAVNDDFLEKTLTILENVSRTGQEGNIGDGKIFVLPIEQVVQIGGKEKGPSAV